A portion of the Juglans microcarpa x Juglans regia isolate MS1-56 chromosome 1D, Jm3101_v1.0, whole genome shotgun sequence genome contains these proteins:
- the LOC121255211 gene encoding uncharacterized protein LOC121255211 isoform X2, with the protein MGSSNIRDLLTSFSPSLDFFAISSGDGRIKIWETLKGQIQTEFSDITSTDEINILTRHERGHLSVDYTCMRWLSLDRKRKRKLGYSLLVLGTGSGDILALDVSAGQLKWRISDCHPGGVNAISSPTNGSCIYTAGADGMLCEIDSLSGNLLQKFRASTKAISRISVSSDRKILATASAQLKIFNSSDHKKMQKFSGHPGAVRCMIFSEDGKYILSSAVGERYIAVWRISGGKKQSVSCVLAMEHPAVVLDSRCIDNGEASDAGLYVLAISEVGVCYLWFGQKIEELRNSKPTKVSLSFEDIPSINHKGALPTIFAAKLQAITKPTSGQVFVAYGLPVKPSFQKILVHSSSDIRLNISNDGVLLPISQSRIKSKKGLDFQNGVTALDRANAEDALLPIPKIYSHEKKKIYTNMIVEPDEVTAHSSGSNSQAKLVEREDDMDEVEVDTEAFCMEDKLRSLGILSNGDDLTLDCTVDFATFKGVNLEAEMPPKKIRASVLSMDPSDAYKLLRVLVSKWQFRACSGKYALPWIYHILLNHSHHVMSQEPTSQMLNSL; encoded by the exons ATGGGATCATCAAATATCAGAGATTTGTTGACATCATTTAGTCCTTCTTTAGACTTCTTTGCCATAAGTTCTGGAGATGGTCGAATTAAGATCTGGGAAACTTTGAAGGGCCAGATACAGACTGAATTCTCAGACATCACCTCAACTGATGAGATAAATATATTAACCAGACATGAAAGAGGGCACCTTTCAGTTGATTATACATGCATGAGGTGGTTATCTTTGGacagaaagagaaaaaggaagctTGGTTACTCATTGTTAGTCTTAGGAACAGGTAGTGGTGATATTTTAGCACTGGATGTCTCTGCTGGTCAATTGAAATGGAGAATTAGCGACTGCCACCCTGG GGGTGTTAATGCCATTTCATCTCCTACGAATGGTTCCTGTATTTATACTGCAGGTGCTGATGGCATGTTATGTGAAATTGATTCTCTGTCGGGAAACCTGTTGCAGAAGTTCAGAGCTTCTACAAAGGCAATTTCCCGTATATCTGTTTCGTCAG ATAGGAAGATATTAGCAACTGCATCTGCACAGTTGAAGATTTTCAATAGTTCTGATCACAAAAAGATGCAGAAGTTTTCTGGGCATCCT GGAGCTGTTCGCTGTATGATTTTTTCTGAAGATGGGAAGTACATCCTCTCCTCAGCTGTTGGTGAAAGATATATAGCAGTATGGAGAATAAGTGGCGGCAAAAAGCAGTCAGTAAGCTGTGTTCTTGCAATGGAGCACCCTGCTGTAGTACTTGACAGCAGGTGCATTGATAATGGGGAAGCCAGTGATGCAGGTCTATATGTTTTGGCTATTTCAGAAGTTGGGGTTTGTTATCTTTGGTTCGGTCAGAAAATTGAGGAGCTACGCAATAGCAAGCCTACAAAAGTCTCATTATCTTTTGAGGACATTCCATCTATAAATCATAAGGGTGCATTACCTACAATATTTGCTGCAAAATTACAAGCCATTACCAAACCTACGTCTGGGCAGGTCTTTGTTGCTTATGGGTTACCAGTAAAGCCATCCTTTCAGAAGATTTTAGTGCATTCTAGCTCAGATATAAGGTTGAATATCTCCAATGATGGGGTTCTTCTACCAATTAGTCAATCTCGCATCAAATCTAAGAAAGGATTAGATTTTCAAAATGGAG TTACTGCATTAGACCGTGCAAATGCAGAGGATGCCTTACTTCCTATTCCGAAGATTTATtctcatgaaaaaaagaaaatatatacaaatatgaTTGTTGAGCCTGATGAGGTAACGGCTCATTCAAGTGGCAGTAACAGTCAAGCCAAGCTTGTAGAGAGGGAAG ATGACATGGATGAAGTAGAAGTGGACACTGAAGCATTTTGCATGGAGGACAAGCTGAGATCATTAGGGATACTTAGTAATGGAGATGACCTAACATTAGACTGTACAGTTGATTTTGCAACATTCAAGGGTGTTAATCTTGAAGCTGAAATGCCACCGAAGAAG ATAAGGGCATCTGTTCTATCTATGGACCCTAGTGATGCATACAAGTTACTGCGAGTGTTGGTGTCCAAGTGGCAATTTAG GGCATGCAGTGGAAAGTATGCCCTTCCATGGATATATCATATACTTTTGAATCACAGTCATCATGTTATGTCTCAGGAACCGACAAGCCAGATGCTCAACTCCTTATAA
- the LOC121255211 gene encoding uncharacterized protein LOC121255211 isoform X1 yields the protein MGSSNIRDLLTSFSPSLDFFAISSGDGRIKIWETLKGQIQTEFSDITSTDEINILTRHERGHLSVDYTCMRWLSLDRKRKRKLGYSLLVLGTGSGDILALDVSAGQLKWRISDCHPGGVNAISSPTNGSCIYTAGADGMLCEIDSLSGNLLQKFRASTKAISRISVSSDRKILATASAQLKIFNSSDHKKMQKFSGHPGAVRCMIFSEDGKYILSSAVGERYIAVWRISGGKKQSVSCVLAMEHPAVVLDSRCIDNGEASDAGLYVLAISEVGVCYLWFGQKIEELRNSKPTKVSLSFEDIPSINHKGALPTIFAAKLQAITKPTSGQVFVAYGLPVKPSFQKILVHSSSDIRLNISNDGVLLPISQSRIKSKKGLDFQNGVTALDRANAEDALLPIPKIYSHEKKKIYTNMIVEPDEVTAHSSGSNSQAKLVEREDDMDEVEVDTEAFCMEDKLRSLGILSNGDDLTLDCTVDFATFKGVNLEAEMPPKKIRASVLSMDPSDAYKLLRVLVSKWQFSIDFSLPIRLVFSPLRSSASSSLNSLYSHQGMQWKVCPSMDISYTFESQSSCYVSGTDKPDAQLLIKDY from the exons ATGGGATCATCAAATATCAGAGATTTGTTGACATCATTTAGTCCTTCTTTAGACTTCTTTGCCATAAGTTCTGGAGATGGTCGAATTAAGATCTGGGAAACTTTGAAGGGCCAGATACAGACTGAATTCTCAGACATCACCTCAACTGATGAGATAAATATATTAACCAGACATGAAAGAGGGCACCTTTCAGTTGATTATACATGCATGAGGTGGTTATCTTTGGacagaaagagaaaaaggaagctTGGTTACTCATTGTTAGTCTTAGGAACAGGTAGTGGTGATATTTTAGCACTGGATGTCTCTGCTGGTCAATTGAAATGGAGAATTAGCGACTGCCACCCTGG GGGTGTTAATGCCATTTCATCTCCTACGAATGGTTCCTGTATTTATACTGCAGGTGCTGATGGCATGTTATGTGAAATTGATTCTCTGTCGGGAAACCTGTTGCAGAAGTTCAGAGCTTCTACAAAGGCAATTTCCCGTATATCTGTTTCGTCAG ATAGGAAGATATTAGCAACTGCATCTGCACAGTTGAAGATTTTCAATAGTTCTGATCACAAAAAGATGCAGAAGTTTTCTGGGCATCCT GGAGCTGTTCGCTGTATGATTTTTTCTGAAGATGGGAAGTACATCCTCTCCTCAGCTGTTGGTGAAAGATATATAGCAGTATGGAGAATAAGTGGCGGCAAAAAGCAGTCAGTAAGCTGTGTTCTTGCAATGGAGCACCCTGCTGTAGTACTTGACAGCAGGTGCATTGATAATGGGGAAGCCAGTGATGCAGGTCTATATGTTTTGGCTATTTCAGAAGTTGGGGTTTGTTATCTTTGGTTCGGTCAGAAAATTGAGGAGCTACGCAATAGCAAGCCTACAAAAGTCTCATTATCTTTTGAGGACATTCCATCTATAAATCATAAGGGTGCATTACCTACAATATTTGCTGCAAAATTACAAGCCATTACCAAACCTACGTCTGGGCAGGTCTTTGTTGCTTATGGGTTACCAGTAAAGCCATCCTTTCAGAAGATTTTAGTGCATTCTAGCTCAGATATAAGGTTGAATATCTCCAATGATGGGGTTCTTCTACCAATTAGTCAATCTCGCATCAAATCTAAGAAAGGATTAGATTTTCAAAATGGAG TTACTGCATTAGACCGTGCAAATGCAGAGGATGCCTTACTTCCTATTCCGAAGATTTATtctcatgaaaaaaagaaaatatatacaaatatgaTTGTTGAGCCTGATGAGGTAACGGCTCATTCAAGTGGCAGTAACAGTCAAGCCAAGCTTGTAGAGAGGGAAG ATGACATGGATGAAGTAGAAGTGGACACTGAAGCATTTTGCATGGAGGACAAGCTGAGATCATTAGGGATACTTAGTAATGGAGATGACCTAACATTAGACTGTACAGTTGATTTTGCAACATTCAAGGGTGTTAATCTTGAAGCTGAAATGCCACCGAAGAAG ATAAGGGCATCTGTTCTATCTATGGACCCTAGTGATGCATACAAGTTACTGCGAGTGTTGGTGTCCAAGTGGCAATTTAG CATTGACTTTTCATTACCTATCCGTTTGGTTTTTTCACCTCTTAGATCGTCAGCCTCTTCTAGTTTGAACTCTTTGTATTCTCACCAG GGCATGCAGTGGAAAGTATGCCCTTCCATGGATATATCATATACTTTTGAATCACAGTCATCATGTTATGTCTCAGGAACCGACAAGCCAGATGCTCAACTCCTTATAAAAG ATTACTAA
- the LOC121239023 gene encoding LOW QUALITY PROTEIN: F-box/kelch-repeat protein At3g61590-like (The sequence of the model RefSeq protein was modified relative to this genomic sequence to represent the inferred CDS: inserted 1 base in 1 codon): protein MEGESSWINHRLDDISEEIGEFDGWVWIQKLNDEGNNETTAVSLELILPDDLLERILAYLPIASIFRAGCVCKRWNEIVSSNRFLWNFSHVLSQKPWYFMFTGSGEPNGYAYDPILRKWYGIELPHIRAPDWFIASSCGLVGFMDNDSRSELYICNPITKRHKMLEEPPGWKFSDYIALAISVNRISHGYLITVVKSKQVPGNFFQWDISIHIYDSETILWTTSLTEVLTGWRGGDESVICNDVLYFLIYSTGSGAPENRHGLVAYNLSSRSSNGLLDRCFIPVPCALTCGRLMNLKGKLVMXGGIGKQDRADIIKGIGIWVLNGRGWQEIARMPHKFFQGFGEFDDVFASSGTDDLIYIQSYGAPALLIFDMNQKQWKWSQKCPVTKRFPLQLFSGFCFEPRLEIAP from the exons ATGGAGGGAGAATCATCGTGGATCAACCATCGCCTTGATGACATCTCTGAAGAGATTGGAGAGTTTGACGGCTGGGTTTGGATACAAA AGCTTAATGATGAAGGCAATAACGAAACTACTGCAGTTTCTCTGGAGTTGATCCTGCCTGATGACCTGTTGGAACGGATCCTTGCCTATCTCCCGATTGCAAGCATTTTTAGAGCAGGTTGTGTGTGTAAAAGATGGAATGAGATTGTTAGTTCAAATAGGTTTCTATGGAACTTTTCACATGTACTATCACAAAAACCATGGTATTTTATGTTTACTGGCTCTGGTGAACCAAATGGTTATGCATATGACCCAATCCTTCGGAAGTGGTATGGCATTGAACTCCCCCACATCAGGGCACCCGATTGGTTCATTGCTTCATCATGCGGATTGGTTGGCTTCATGGACAATGACAGCAGAAGCGAACTTTATATCTGTAACCCTATTACCAAGCGCCACAAGATGCTCGAGGAGCCCCCAGGTTGGAAGTTTTCTGATTACATTGCCCTTGCAATCTCAGTGAACAGGATATCACATGGTTATCTCATCACAGTAGTGAAATCTAAGCAAGTCCCCGGAAATTTTTTCCAATGGGATATCTCAATTCATATTTATGATTCAGAAACGATTTTGTGGACAACCTCTTTGACAGAGGTTTTAACAGGTTGGAGAGGTGGTGATGAAAGTGTGATCTGCAATGATGTTTTGTACTTTTTGATTTACTCAACTGGGAGTGGTGCACCGGAAAATCGTCATGGCCTAGTTGCATACAATCTCTCTAGCCGCTCTTCCAATGGTTTATTGGATAGATGTTTTATTCCAGTACCTTGTGCTCTTACATGTGGCCGCCTAATGAACCTTAAGGGAAAACTGGTGA GTGGAGGAATTGGCAAACAAGATCGGGCTGACATAATTAAGGGAATTGGCATCTGGGTTCTAAATGGGAGGGGGTGGCAAGAGATTGCACGTATGCCTCATAAGTTTTTCCAGGGATTTGGGGAGTTTGATGATGTTTTTGCTAGCAGTGGTACAGATGATCTCATATACATCCAGAGCTATGGAGCTCCAGCACTTCTTATATTTGATATGAACCAGAAGCAATGGAAATGGTCGCAGAAGTGCCCTGTGACAAAGAGGTTCCCACTTCAGCTCTTTTCTGGTTTTTGCTTTGAGCCCAGGCTTGAAATTGCTCCATAA
- the LOC121241470 gene encoding acidic endochitinase-like, with product MARKLQTPLALFLSMVALFTGSKAGVISVYWGQNGSEGSLADTCATGNYGIVNIAFLVTFGNGQAPQMNLAGHCDPSTNGCTGLSNDIRACQNQGIKVMLSLGGGAGSYSLASTEDARIVANYLWNNFLGGQSSSRPLGDVVLDGIDFDIEGGTTQHWDELARALSAFSLQRKVYLTAAPQCPFPDAWLKGALDTGLFDYVWVQFYNNQPCQYSGNADNLKSYWNQWNSIQAGQIFLGLPAAPEAAGSGYIPPDLLNSDVLPSIKSSSKYGGVMLWSRNYDKGYSAAIKNNV from the exons ATGGCTCGAAAGTTGCAGACCCCATTAGCCTTGTTCCTTTCAATGGTTGCCCTCTTCACAGGCTCAAAGGCAGGCGTGATCTCTGTGTACTGGGGCCAGAATGGAAGTGAGGGCAGCTTGGCTGATACTTGCGCCACTGGGAATTATGGTATAGTGAACATAGCTTTCCTGGTAACATTTGGCAACGGCCAGGCCCCACAGATGAACCTTGCCGGCCATTGTGACCCAAGCACAAATGGGTGCACCGGCTTGAGCAACGACATCAGAGCTTGCCAAAACCAAGGCATCAAGGTGATGCTCTCTCTTGGAGGCGGTGCTGGTAGCTATTCCCTCGCCTCTACTGAAGATGCCAG GATTGTTGCAAACTACTTGTGGAACAACTTTCTTGGGGGTCAATCCAGCTCCCGTCCATTGGGTGATGTAGTTCTAGATGGCATTGATTTCGATATTGAGGGAGGCACAACCCAACATTGGGACGAGCTCGCAAGGGCACTGTCTGCATTTAGCCTACAGAGAAAGGTCTACTTAACAGCAGCACCACAGTGTCCATTCCCAGACGCTTGGTTAAAAGGAGCACTAGACACTGGCCTGTTTGACTATGTCTGGGTCCAATTCTATAACAACCAACCCTGTCAATACTCTGGGAATGCAGACAACCTGAAGAGCTATTGGAATCAGTGGAACTCTATTCAAGCTGGGCAGATATTTCTGGGGTTGCCTGCTGCTCCAGAGGCAGCTGGAAGTGGCTACATCCCTCCCGATCTGCTTAATAGTGATGTTTTGCCTTCTATCAAGAGTTCCTCAAAATATGGAGGGGTTATGCTTTGGTCTAGGAATTATGATAAGGGCTATAGCGCAGCTATTAAAAACAATGTTTGA